A genomic segment from Lignipirellula cremea encodes:
- a CDS encoding terpene cyclase/mutase family protein, producing MTASDTTSTMPRGDSQSASQLRGAASQAISSASDWLLARQHADGYWCAELEGDSILQSETILLFAWLGEERSPQALRAAEYLSRQQLPTGGWGMYPGGGVEISGSVKAYFALKLTGRDPESAEMQLARQAILAHGGADRVNSFTRFYLALLGQIPYEHCPAVPPEAMLLPNAFPASIYQISAWSRTIFVPLSIMWAHRPVRQLTPEQSIAELFIEPPERWPPLRSPGLKANRGLFTWERFFRYVDGGLKFLERARLRPLRQRGLKAAEKWMLDRFQQSDGLGAIYPPIVWSLVALKCLGYADDSPEVQSCRDELQKLAVEEPATADHPATTHWQPCKSPVWDTALTLRALAAAGVNGQHPACQKAIDWLLQKEVRSPGDWSTKVAAEPAGWYFEHNNEFYPDIDDTIMVMMALREQLSEVDTRDESLARDADKPAVFSAAAKDLQHAKAAVGRVEAVTQACRRAQAWVLAMQNRDGGWGAFDRDNDAAWLCQVPFADHNAMIDPSTPDIAARVVEALAGWGLTAEHPTVQKALSYIREQQEEDGAWFGRWGVNYLYGVWQVLVGLRAIGTPTDDPAVVAGVEWLLGCQQPCGGWGETPDTYEDPSLRGTGPVTPSQTAWALLGLQAVLPADHPAVLRGVEYLTRTQNADGSWDEPYFTGTGFPRVFYLRYHYYRIYFPLQALAGWESMAQG from the coding sequence ATGACCGCTTCGGACACCACTTCCACCATGCCTCGCGGCGATTCCCAGTCCGCCTCCCAGCTGCGCGGCGCTGCCTCCCAGGCCATCAGTTCCGCCAGCGACTGGCTGCTCGCTCGCCAGCATGCCGACGGCTACTGGTGCGCAGAGCTGGAAGGAGACAGCATCCTGCAGAGCGAGACGATCCTGCTCTTCGCCTGGCTCGGCGAGGAACGCTCCCCCCAGGCGCTGCGGGCGGCCGAGTACCTTTCGCGACAGCAACTGCCGACCGGCGGCTGGGGCATGTACCCCGGCGGCGGCGTGGAAATCAGCGGCAGCGTCAAGGCTTACTTCGCCCTGAAGCTGACTGGTCGCGATCCTGAATCGGCCGAGATGCAGCTCGCCCGCCAGGCGATCCTGGCCCACGGCGGCGCCGATCGCGTCAACAGCTTCACCCGGTTTTACCTGGCCCTGCTCGGTCAGATTCCGTACGAACACTGCCCGGCCGTCCCGCCCGAGGCGATGCTGCTACCCAACGCGTTCCCGGCCAGCATCTATCAGATTAGCGCCTGGAGCCGCACCATTTTTGTGCCGCTGTCAATCATGTGGGCCCATCGTCCTGTGCGACAGCTCACGCCCGAACAAAGCATTGCCGAGCTCTTTATCGAACCGCCCGAGCGCTGGCCGCCATTGCGATCTCCCGGCCTGAAGGCGAACCGCGGCCTGTTCACCTGGGAGCGGTTCTTTCGCTACGTCGACGGCGGTCTCAAATTCCTAGAACGAGCCCGACTGCGACCGCTCCGCCAGCGGGGACTGAAAGCGGCCGAAAAATGGATGCTCGACCGCTTCCAGCAAAGTGACGGACTGGGCGCGATTTACCCGCCGATCGTCTGGAGCCTGGTCGCCCTCAAGTGCCTGGGTTACGCCGACGACTCGCCCGAGGTGCAGTCCTGCCGGGACGAACTACAGAAGCTGGCGGTGGAAGAACCGGCCACCGCCGACCATCCGGCTACGACCCACTGGCAACCGTGCAAGTCGCCCGTGTGGGACACGGCCCTCACCCTCAGGGCGTTAGCGGCAGCCGGCGTGAATGGCCAGCATCCGGCCTGTCAGAAGGCGATCGACTGGTTACTGCAGAAAGAGGTCCGCAGCCCGGGCGACTGGTCGACCAAAGTCGCCGCAGAGCCGGCTGGCTGGTACTTCGAGCACAACAACGAGTTCTATCCCGACATCGACGACACCATCATGGTGATGATGGCTCTCCGCGAGCAATTGTCTGAAGTTGACACCCGCGACGAGAGCTTAGCGAGAGACGCCGACAAACCGGCCGTCTTCTCCGCGGCGGCGAAGGATCTGCAGCACGCCAAGGCAGCGGTGGGCCGGGTCGAAGCGGTCACGCAGGCTTGCCGCCGGGCTCAGGCCTGGGTGCTGGCGATGCAGAATCGGGATGGCGGCTGGGGCGCCTTTGATCGTGATAACGACGCGGCGTGGCTTTGCCAGGTGCCGTTCGCCGATCACAACGCCATGATCGATCCCAGCACGCCCGACATCGCCGCCAGGGTGGTCGAAGCGCTAGCCGGCTGGGGACTGACGGCCGAACATCCGACCGTGCAGAAGGCTCTCTCCTATATTCGCGAGCAACAGGAAGAGGACGGAGCCTGGTTTGGTCGCTGGGGGGTGAACTACCTGTACGGCGTCTGGCAGGTGCTGGTCGGCCTGCGCGCCATCGGCACACCGACTGATGATCCCGCGGTAGTCGCCGGGGTCGAGTGGCTGCTGGGTTGCCAGCAACCGTGCGGCGGCTGGGGCGAAACGCCCGACACGTACGAAGATCCGTCGCTACGAGGAACCGGGCCGGTCACCCCTTCGCAAACCGCCTGGGCGTTACTAGGGCTGCAGGCCGTCCTGCCGGCCGACCATCCGGCCGTGCTTCGCGGCGTCGAATATCTGACCCGGACCCAGAACGCCGACGGCTCCTGGGATGAACCATACTTTACGGGAACCGGCTTCCCGCGGGTGTTTTACCTGCGATACCACTATTACCGCATCTATTTCCCGCTGCAGGCATTGGCCGGGTGGGAAAGCATGGCGCAAGGCTGA
- a CDS encoding sodium:solute symporter family protein, with translation MSHLPFSTIELTFIAIYLLSLVGIGVLGLLARRDNSLQDFYLAGPGIGFWVLLLTLYATQYSGNTLFGFSGAAYQRGFLWLVSIQFMIMMVITFLTYAPTLHYHAKRRGYITPTDYIQDRFQSPLVSLTASMIMIVALANYLLAQLKAMGSALQGFAGDNPQDQYQAYVFGVLVLALVIVVYETLGGFRAVAWTDVLQGSVLVLGFSVLVILVVQRYGSLESATRILQETAPQKTAPPDGYGVMTWISWIVLVGIGGGLYPQAIQRMFAARDARTLRRSFLVMAFMPLTTTLVVTLFGVIAAAYVPGDDAGARDEILTVVCSQVHAESVLGAWLVTILFAGILAALMSTADSVLLCISSMLVKDFYARLRPEASDRELTRTGKLCSWVLIAVMALLAIAAYDFTLVKLLKIKFEILIQIAPAFILGVHWPGLQKRALLAGIAAGLLVAAPWAITAAVADVPGMWLGVHAGAWGLLANLAVLGAVSGWQSVRAPRDLAA, from the coding sequence ATGAGCCACTTGCCATTTTCGACGATCGAATTAACTTTTATCGCGATCTATCTACTCTCCCTGGTGGGAATCGGCGTACTGGGGCTGCTGGCGCGGCGGGATAACAGCCTGCAGGACTTTTACCTGGCCGGTCCAGGCATTGGGTTCTGGGTATTGCTGCTGACCCTGTATGCGACCCAGTACAGCGGCAACACGCTCTTTGGCTTCAGCGGAGCGGCCTACCAGCGGGGGTTCCTGTGGCTGGTCAGCATCCAGTTCATGATCATGATGGTGATCACCTTTCTGACCTACGCCCCCACGCTGCACTACCACGCGAAACGGCGGGGGTACATCACGCCGACCGACTATATCCAGGATCGTTTCCAGTCGCCGCTGGTCAGCCTGACGGCCTCGATGATTATGATCGTGGCGCTGGCCAACTACTTGCTGGCCCAGCTCAAAGCGATGGGCTCCGCCCTGCAGGGGTTTGCCGGCGACAACCCGCAAGACCAGTACCAGGCGTACGTGTTTGGCGTGCTGGTGCTCGCCCTGGTGATTGTCGTTTATGAAACCCTGGGCGGTTTCCGCGCGGTCGCCTGGACCGATGTGCTGCAGGGTTCTGTGCTGGTGCTGGGATTCAGCGTGCTGGTGATCCTGGTTGTCCAGCGATACGGCAGCCTGGAATCGGCCACGCGGATTCTGCAGGAAACGGCGCCGCAGAAAACGGCCCCACCGGACGGTTATGGCGTAATGACCTGGATCAGCTGGATCGTGCTGGTCGGCATTGGCGGAGGCCTGTATCCGCAAGCGATCCAGCGGATGTTCGCCGCCCGCGACGCCCGTACGCTCCGGCGAAGCTTCCTGGTGATGGCGTTCATGCCACTGACGACGACGCTGGTTGTGACACTGTTTGGCGTGATTGCCGCCGCCTATGTGCCGGGAGACGACGCCGGCGCGCGGGACGAAATCCTGACGGTTGTCTGCAGTCAGGTGCATGCGGAGTCCGTGCTGGGCGCCTGGCTGGTGACGATCCTGTTCGCCGGGATTCTGGCCGCGCTCATGTCCACGGCCGATTCCGTGCTGCTGTGCATCTCCTCGATGCTGGTCAAAGATTTCTACGCCCGGCTGCGGCCGGAAGCCAGCGACCGGGAACTGACCCGCACCGGCAAATTGTGCTCCTGGGTGTTGATCGCCGTGATGGCCTTGCTGGCGATCGCCGCTTACGACTTTACCCTGGTCAAGCTGCTGAAAATCAAGTTTGAGATCCTGATCCAGATCGCCCCTGCCTTTATTCTGGGCGTGCATTGGCCCGGCCTGCAGAAGCGGGCCCTGCTGGCAGGAATTGCGGCCGGCCTGCTGGTGGCCGCCCCCTGGGCCATTACGGCTGCGGTGGCCGATGTGCCCGGCATGTGGCTGGGCGTTCACGCCGGCGCCTGGGGTCTGCTGGCGAACCTCGCCGTGCTGGGCGCCGTTTCTGGCTGGCAATCGGTCCGCGCCCCTCGAGATCTCGCTGCTTGA
- a CDS encoding Tex-like N-terminal domain-containing protein translates to MVNTSSIDLQQAAKELQLPLDKVNRTLELLDEGNTVPFITRYRKDQTGGLDDEQIRAVQATVNRLRQLAERKTTILKSIESQGSLTPELEQQIAQARSPKLLEDIYLPFKPKKQNLAATARRRGLEPLAKEILDGTVSQADLTARMQEFVNAETGLTSVEEVQQGVGHIIAEWYSERVDLRQELRKRLWNDGSLVSTRMENPPPAAVGEDSADDDSLGDDDDPTAEDSTAEDSLDDDDSSAGDSADEIALSEDQAETSAEETAVTPPAPPEAAVSDPTLAAGAEADQAIEADQAIEAAKAPAAAGESDTPAEPEGESSSTRHAMSSSSEDEGAKPLKRVPGTEDTPASVVGPSEEASSPAPENDSPAPVPVAALSEDDPSAKEASAAESEATVAAGSEDAPVGVEGEVAAEATPPASKPKGESAGKKSGSKKKPSKQKQLSKTAISKQLRKDAKKRKRQKLEGSFKNYFQFSQSLAQLPPHRILAINRGERVNILKVKIDADQDALVEAAEKLLISAEHPHAEFLKGCVRDSLNRLVLPSLDREIRRELSDKSENHAVEVFARNLRKLMLQPPVHGKRVLAIDPGFRSGCKAAAIDEFGAVLDYTLVHVIGREDRCRQGREKLIEMVEKHHVSVIGIGNGAACRETEQLVASMIGKELKDRDIAYTIVNEAGASVYSTSPIGREELPTFDPVLRSAISIGRRLLDPLSELVKINPANIGVGMYQHDVKNKQLRETLDGVVESCVNFVGVDVNTASPSLLRYVSGMNQLTARRVFEYRRDHGPFKSREDFKKVPGFGDATFIQAAGFLRIGDGPNPLDGTWIHPESYELARQVLAKLDTKVEDLVVAAPVKVKPVFGGDIGLSTDEASAASEAPAPENPAPENPVSEEQPADAEASTPVAESSDAVSSEAESSEVSPVEEASTEAPAEAASSETPAAKTPAAETPAVETPVVPAVSMETPAMKELAKKAAAVEVEALAADLGAGELLLADILTALARRGRDPREDLPPPDFRRGIMKIEDLSPGMELTGTVLNVVDFGAFVDIGLSDSGLVHISRLADQYVRDPHEVVSVGDVLTVWVVEADKANRRVSLSAIEPGAEKPRPQRQPRREKPAGRPGGRKPDSQAPRGGGRNQNAARTQRPSQPSKRPVKPPKPVKPITKEMLDGKEPMRSFSDLAQLFDKQNDKKKK, encoded by the coding sequence ATGGTAAATACATCTAGCATTGACCTTCAACAAGCGGCCAAAGAACTACAGTTGCCGCTGGACAAGGTCAATCGCACGCTGGAGTTGCTCGACGAGGGCAACACGGTCCCCTTCATTACGCGCTACCGTAAAGATCAAACGGGCGGGCTTGATGATGAGCAAATTCGTGCCGTGCAGGCAACCGTAAACCGGTTGCGCCAGCTGGCCGAACGGAAAACGACGATACTCAAATCGATCGAGTCCCAAGGGAGCCTCACGCCCGAACTGGAACAGCAGATCGCTCAGGCGCGCTCGCCCAAGCTGCTGGAAGATATCTATCTTCCTTTCAAGCCAAAAAAACAGAACCTGGCCGCCACCGCCCGGCGTCGCGGTCTGGAGCCGCTGGCTAAGGAAATACTCGACGGAACCGTGTCGCAAGCCGACCTTACCGCCCGCATGCAGGAATTTGTCAACGCAGAAACAGGACTGACTTCCGTCGAAGAAGTTCAGCAAGGCGTGGGGCATATTATTGCGGAATGGTACAGCGAACGGGTCGATCTGCGGCAGGAATTGCGTAAACGCCTGTGGAACGACGGTAGCCTGGTCTCCACACGCATGGAAAACCCGCCGCCTGCCGCCGTCGGCGAAGACTCGGCCGACGACGATTCCCTGGGGGATGACGACGACCCGACCGCAGAAGATTCCACCGCAGAAGATTCCCTGGACGACGATGATTCGTCTGCTGGAGACTCTGCCGATGAAATCGCCTTGAGCGAAGATCAGGCCGAGACGTCGGCTGAGGAAACGGCCGTTACACCGCCCGCTCCCCCGGAAGCGGCAGTGAGCGATCCGACGCTGGCCGCCGGCGCCGAAGCTGACCAGGCGATCGAAGCTGACCAGGCGATCGAAGCAGCCAAAGCCCCGGCCGCCGCTGGCGAATCCGACACCCCGGCCGAGCCCGAAGGAGAAAGCAGTTCCACGCGGCACGCCATGTCGTCCTCATCGGAAGACGAAGGTGCAAAGCCGTTGAAGCGAGTTCCGGGAACGGAAGACACCCCCGCCTCGGTCGTCGGCCCTTCGGAAGAAGCAAGCTCGCCTGCTCCTGAAAACGATTCGCCTGCTCCTGTGCCGGTCGCCGCCCTGAGCGAAGACGATCCGTCCGCGAAAGAAGCCTCCGCCGCAGAAAGCGAAGCAACCGTTGCTGCCGGCTCGGAAGACGCGCCAGTTGGCGTAGAAGGCGAAGTCGCCGCCGAAGCAACACCGCCAGCCAGCAAGCCGAAAGGCGAGTCCGCCGGCAAAAAGTCGGGCAGCAAGAAGAAGCCGTCCAAGCAGAAGCAGCTGTCGAAGACCGCGATCTCCAAGCAGTTGCGCAAAGACGCCAAAAAGCGAAAGCGGCAGAAGCTGGAAGGCTCGTTCAAGAACTACTTCCAGTTTTCACAGTCGCTGGCCCAGTTGCCGCCGCACCGGATTCTGGCGATCAATCGCGGCGAACGCGTCAATATCCTCAAAGTGAAAATCGACGCCGACCAGGACGCCCTGGTGGAAGCGGCGGAGAAGTTGCTGATTTCGGCCGAGCATCCGCATGCGGAGTTCCTCAAAGGCTGTGTCCGCGATTCGCTGAACCGGCTGGTTCTGCCCAGCCTGGATCGGGAGATACGTCGCGAACTGAGCGACAAGTCCGAGAACCACGCGGTCGAAGTGTTCGCCCGTAATTTGCGCAAGTTGATGCTGCAGCCGCCCGTCCACGGCAAGCGGGTGCTGGCGATCGACCCGGGTTTTCGCAGTGGTTGCAAAGCGGCCGCGATCGATGAGTTTGGCGCGGTGCTGGATTACACCCTGGTGCATGTGATTGGTCGTGAAGACCGTTGCCGCCAGGGACGCGAAAAACTGATCGAGATGGTCGAGAAGCATCACGTCTCGGTCATCGGTATCGGCAACGGGGCCGCCTGTCGCGAGACGGAGCAACTCGTGGCGTCGATGATCGGCAAGGAGCTGAAAGACCGCGACATTGCCTATACGATCGTCAACGAAGCCGGCGCTAGCGTCTATTCGACCAGCCCCATCGGACGGGAAGAACTGCCGACCTTTGATCCGGTGTTGCGAAGTGCGATTTCGATCGGCCGTCGCCTGCTCGATCCGCTGTCGGAACTGGTCAAAATCAACCCGGCCAACATCGGCGTGGGCATGTACCAGCACGATGTCAAAAACAAGCAGTTGCGGGAAACGCTCGACGGCGTGGTCGAATCGTGCGTGAACTTTGTCGGCGTCGATGTCAACACGGCCAGCCCGTCGCTGCTGCGGTATGTGTCGGGTATGAACCAACTGACGGCTCGCCGCGTGTTTGAATACCGTCGCGATCATGGCCCGTTCAAGTCGCGCGAAGACTTCAAGAAAGTCCCCGGCTTCGGAGACGCCACCTTCATCCAGGCGGCCGGATTTTTGCGAATTGGCGATGGCCCTAACCCGCTCGACGGTACCTGGATTCACCCGGAAAGTTACGAGCTGGCTCGCCAGGTTCTGGCAAAGCTCGACACCAAGGTGGAAGACCTGGTCGTGGCGGCGCCGGTCAAGGTGAAACCGGTCTTCGGCGGAGATATCGGTCTGTCGACCGATGAAGCGTCCGCGGCCTCGGAAGCTCCCGCCCCGGAAAATCCCGCCCCGGAAAATCCCGTTTCGGAAGAGCAGCCCGCCGATGCTGAAGCGTCGACGCCTGTCGCCGAATCGAGCGATGCCGTGTCCAGTGAAGCCGAATCCAGCGAAGTATCTCCGGTGGAAGAGGCAAGCACCGAGGCTCCGGCCGAAGCCGCGTCGAGCGAAACGCCCGCTGCCAAAACACCTGCTGCGGAAACGCCCGCCGTCGAAACACCTGTCGTTCCGGCCGTGTCGATGGAAACGCCGGCGATGAAAGAACTCGCCAAGAAGGCGGCCGCCGTCGAAGTGGAAGCATTGGCTGCCGATCTGGGAGCCGGCGAACTGTTGCTGGCCGACATTCTGACGGCCCTGGCCCGCCGTGGTCGCGACCCGCGCGAAGACCTGCCGCCGCCCGACTTCCGTCGCGGCATTATGAAGATCGAAGACCTGTCTCCCGGCATGGAGCTGACCGGCACGGTGCTGAACGTGGTCGACTTTGGCGCCTTTGTCGATATCGGCCTGAGCGACAGCGGCCTGGTGCATATCAGTCGACTGGCGGACCAGTATGTTCGCGACCCGCACGAAGTGGTCAGCGTGGGCGATGTGCTCACGGTCTGGGTGGTCGAAGCGGACAAGGCGAACCGCCGCGTATCGCTGTCTGCGATCGAACCGGGCGCCGAGAAACCGCGTCCGCAACGTCAGCCGCGTCGCGAGAAACCGGCTGGTCGTCCTGGCGGCAGAAAGCCCGATTCCCAGGCGCCCCGCGGCGGCGGACGGAACCAGAATGCCGCCCGCACGCAGCGTCCTTCGCAGCCGTCCAAGCGTCCCGTCAAACCGCCGAAGCCCGTCAAGCCGATCACCAAGGAGATGCTCGACGGGAAAGAGCCGATGCGTTCGTTCTCGGACCTGGCCCAGCTGTTTGACAAGCAGAACGATAAAAAGAAAAAGTAG